The following nucleotide sequence is from Gallaecimonas pentaromativorans.
TAAAGCTGGCCCTCGGCTGGCGCCTTATCATCGGCGCCCTTGGCCTTGTCTTTTGCTTCGCCCAGGCTCAGCGGCTGTGGGGGCAGGCTTTGCAGCTTCACCAGTTGCAGGTCGCCGGTGCCCGACAGCAGCGCTTGCAGTAAAGACGCCATCGCCTCGGGCGGCACCAGAGACTGGGTGCGCTCGGCAATGGTGGCATCTAGCCCTTTACGCTCGGCGATCAGCTGCTCGATGTCCTGGCGCAGCTTGGCGTTGGGGTCTTGGGAGAGGCGCGCGTCCAGCACCGCTATCTGGCTTTGGGTCAGGTTAAGGGTGCTGCGCTGCTGGGTAATGGCCCTTTTAAGAGCGCTGTTTTCACTCAACAGCGGCTGCAACCAGCTAAGGCCGAGGATGCCCAGCAGCAACACCCAGCCAGCCACCATCACCAGCACTTTTTCGCGAAGCGCCAGGGCCGAGAACCATTCAAGGAGCTTCATTGGCGCCTCCGCTTTTGAGGCTAAAGGCCAGGGTGCCGTCTTGCTCCTTGTCGATACCGACGGTGGCAAACTGGCGTCCGGCCAGAGCCGGCTCTTGGGCAAAGGTCTGTACCCACTTTGGAATAAGGGGCGCCTTGGTGGCGTGGCCGCTCAGGCTCAGCTGCTGGCCGTTGATGGCGATTTGGTCCAGCCA
It contains:
- the gspM gene encoding type II secretion system protein GspM — encoded protein: MKLLEWFSALALREKVLVMVAGWVLLLGILGLSWLQPLLSENSALKRAITQQRSTLNLTQSQIAVLDARLSQDPNAKLRQDIEQLIAERKGLDATIAERTQSLVPPEAMASLLQALLSGTGDLQLVKLQSLPPQPLSLGEAKDKAKGADDKAPAEGQLYRHGLSLTLKGGYLPTLTFLKEVEKLPWHFYWQSLDFKQDHYPDAEIQIHVYTLGTSPHYLGA